In Phoenix dactylifera cultivar Barhee BC4 chromosome 11, palm_55x_up_171113_PBpolish2nd_filt_p, whole genome shotgun sequence, the following are encoded in one genomic region:
- the LOC103717068 gene encoding coiled-coil domain-containing protein 86-like, translating to MACMLDFRCLDEGLGGQKNKRKRSESDGTETMDVDPHAAAAGGDGILPPSKRPALPSLENPEKPAFGRPTYDGVIAGKVSGRKWKQARPRRASAIAASRRGLSLEIRTKEKELKRAFRERKEELKEEIRRNKEEKRKRREEREKRKQENTLRTGTMLQKITNPKTLKKITKSKQRKLLKVVPDELLNKNNSNNKKK from the coding sequence ATGGCGTGCATGCTCGATTTCCGGTGCCTCGACGAAGGCCTCGGCGGCCAGAAGAACAAGCGCAAGAGATCCGAATCCGATGGCACCGAAACCATGGACGTCGACCCccacgccgccgccgccggcggggATGGCATCCTTCCGCCGTCCAAGAGGCCCGCCCTCCCGTCCCTTGAGAACCCGGAGAAGCCGGCCTTCGGCCGGCCCACCTACGATGGCGTCATCGCCGGCAAGGTCTCCGGCAGGAAGTGGAAGCAGGCCCGCCCCCGACGGGCGTCCGCCATCGCCGCCTCCCGCCGCGGCCTCTCTCTCGAGATCCGGACGAAAGAGAAGGAGCTGAAGCGGGCATTCCGGGAGCGAAAGGAGGAGCTCAAGGAGGAGATCCGGCGGAacaaggaggagaagaggaagaggagagaggagagggagaagaggaagcaGGAGAACACTCTGAGGACGGGCACGATGCTCCAGAAGATCACCAACCCCAAGACCTTGAAGAAAATAACCAAGTCGAAGCAGAGAAAGCTGCTCAAAGTCGTCCCGGATGAGCTGCTCAACAAGAATAACAGCAATAACAAGAAAAAATAG